In the genome of Dermacentor andersoni chromosome 3, qqDerAnde1_hic_scaffold, whole genome shotgun sequence, one region contains:
- the LOC126543000 gene encoding Na(+)/H(+) exchange regulatory cofactor NHE-RF2-like, producing MEPPSVLPDKNKEGMAAQQDVPPATETPPAAAVATVTSDKVASPEVGPTERLCRMVLRPDFVGYGFKLHEDTERKQEFVASVEQGSPAEAAGLRVKDVIIEVNGAKVEGASHQDVLRRIMSVPNEALLLVANEATCRGNRERGVTDSDTLPSVVELSGAEAADRSAASKPESREAGVASASSTPGVS from the exons AACAAGGAGGGCATGGCTGCACAGCAAGACGTCCCGCCTGCAACCGAGACCCCGCCCGCAGCCGCGGTAGCCACTGTCACTTCAGACAAGGTGGCGTCACCGGAGGTTGGGCCGACGGAACGACTATGCCGCATGGTGCTCCGTCCAGACTTCGTAGGTTACGGTTTCAAGCTGCACGAGGACACCGAACGTAAGCAGGAGTTCGTCGCCTCCGTGGAGCAGGGAAGTCCAGCCGAAGCTGCAGGACTTCGAGTCAAGGACGTCATTATTGAG GTAAACGGGGCCAAAGTGGAGGGTGCCAGTCACCAAGATGTTCTCCGTCGCATCATGTCGGTTCCCAACGAGGCACTTCTACTGGTGGCGAACGAAGCCACCTGTCGAGGGAACCGGGAGCGGGGCGTCACCGACAGCGACACACTGCCGAGTGTCGTCGAGTTGAGCGGTGCCGAGGCTGCCGATCGCTCGGCGGCCAGCAAGCCTGAAAGCCGAGAGGCCGGCGTTGCTTCGGCGAGTTCGACTCCCGGCGTGAGTTAA